The following proteins come from a genomic window of Iamia sp. SCSIO 61187:
- a CDS encoding ATP-dependent helicase — METARLLADLDPDQRRAVTETTHPLCIIAGAGSGKTRVLTRRIAYRVAVGTADPRHVLALTFTRKAATEMGTRLARMGLRDRPHVGTLHAMAWAQVRIWSHDRGTTLPSLLQHKGHLLRELPGRGHLPVPELASEIEWAGARDISADDYPSAAHQEDRRVSAPFEQVASLIVEYREAKRRRGVMDFDDILRTCADLFDEEPGFARTQRWRFRHLFVDEYQDVNPLQHRLLSGWLGDRTDLCVVGDPHQAIYRWNGADAGYLLRFAQDHEGAAVVELRGNYRSTPQILHLAGAVLGPGAARPLARRPAGDPPVLVAYGDEHEEARGVARAARTLHGPGTRWDSQAVLVRTNGQMKPFEDAFTRARIPFRVRTAEPLAGRADIGAALRHVAPGDGHPLRTVVVDLDDYVAEQQAARGRDGQRSEALEALVRLAREYSAMEPEATVGDLRGWLMTAMGLDGPGGVDAVHLVTFHAAKGLEWPVVHIAGLEEGFVPVSYAKTPEAEAEERRLLHVAITRAEQTLRISWASTRTMRDAPVARRPSRYVDALAAAKADLDALMTMDPGEGLARSRDALRTAVADDLDRALLDELHAWRARVARRAGIAPAVVASDRVLGDVARHRPTDRAALGAILGVGPMVVDTHGDDLLGIVSAHAAAAGAP; from the coding sequence GTGGAGACGGCGCGCCTGCTCGCCGACCTCGACCCCGACCAGCGGCGGGCCGTCACCGAGACGACCCACCCCTTGTGCATCATCGCCGGCGCCGGGTCGGGCAAGACGCGGGTCCTGACCCGTCGCATCGCCTACCGCGTCGCCGTCGGGACCGCCGACCCCCGCCACGTCCTGGCCCTGACCTTCACCCGCAAGGCGGCGACGGAGATGGGCACCCGCCTGGCGCGCATGGGCCTGCGGGACCGGCCCCACGTGGGGACGCTCCACGCCATGGCGTGGGCGCAGGTCCGCATCTGGTCGCACGACCGGGGCACCACCCTCCCCTCCCTCCTCCAGCACAAGGGCCACCTCCTGCGGGAGCTCCCCGGCCGGGGCCACCTGCCCGTCCCCGAGCTGGCGTCGGAGATCGAGTGGGCCGGCGCCCGCGACATCTCGGCCGACGACTACCCGAGCGCCGCCCACCAGGAGGACCGGAGGGTCAGCGCCCCGTTCGAGCAGGTCGCCTCGCTCATCGTCGAGTACCGGGAGGCCAAGCGTCGCCGTGGGGTCATGGACTTCGACGACATCCTGCGGACCTGCGCCGACCTCTTCGACGAGGAGCCCGGGTTCGCCCGCACCCAGCGCTGGCGGTTCCGCCACCTGTTCGTCGACGAGTACCAGGACGTGAACCCGCTGCAGCACCGGCTGCTCTCGGGGTGGCTGGGCGACCGGACCGACCTGTGCGTGGTCGGCGACCCGCACCAGGCGATCTACCGCTGGAACGGCGCCGATGCCGGCTACCTGCTCCGCTTCGCCCAGGACCACGAGGGGGCGGCCGTCGTCGAGCTGCGGGGCAACTACCGCTCGACACCGCAGATCCTCCACCTCGCCGGCGCCGTCCTGGGCCCCGGGGCGGCCCGTCCCCTCGCCCGCCGCCCGGCCGGCGATCCCCCCGTCCTGGTGGCCTACGGCGACGAGCACGAGGAGGCCCGGGGCGTGGCCCGGGCGGCGCGCACGTTGCACGGCCCCGGGACCCGCTGGGACAGCCAGGCGGTGCTGGTGCGCACCAACGGCCAGATGAAGCCGTTCGAGGACGCCTTCACCCGGGCCCGGATCCCGTTCCGCGTCCGGACGGCCGAGCCGCTGGCCGGCCGGGCCGACATCGGTGCCGCCCTGCGCCACGTCGCCCCCGGCGACGGCCACCCGCTCCGCACCGTCGTGGTCGACCTCGACGACTACGTGGCCGAGCAGCAGGCGGCCCGGGGCCGCGACGGCCAGCGGTCGGAGGCGCTGGAGGCGCTCGTCCGCCTCGCCCGCGAGTACAGCGCCATGGAGCCGGAGGCCACCGTCGGCGACCTGCGGGGCTGGCTGATGACGGCCATGGGGCTCGACGGACCCGGCGGCGTCGACGCCGTCCACCTCGTCACCTTCCACGCCGCCAAGGGCCTGGAGTGGCCGGTCGTGCACATCGCCGGGCTGGAGGAGGGGTTCGTCCCCGTCTCCTACGCCAAGACGCCCGAGGCCGAGGCCGAGGAGCGGCGCCTGCTCCACGTGGCCATCACCCGGGCCGAGCAGACGTTGCGGATCTCGTGGGCCAGCACCCGGACGATGCGCGACGCCCCGGTGGCTCGTCGGCCGTCGCGCTACGTCGACGCCCTCGCCGCGGCCAAGGCCGACCTCGACGCGCTGATGACCATGGATCCGGGCGAGGGGCTGGCCCGCTCCCGGGACGCGCTCCGCACGGCCGTCGCCGACGACCTCGACCGGGCCCTCCTCGACGAGCTGCACGCGTGGCGGGCCCGGGTCGCCCGCCGGGCCGGCATCGCCCCCGCGGTGGTCGCCAGCGACCGGGTTCTGGGCGACGTGGCCCGGCACCGGCCCACCGACCGCGCCGCCCTGGGGGCCATCCTCGGCGTGGGCCCCATGGTGGTCGACACGCACGGCGACGACCTGCTCGGGATCGTGTCGGCCCACGCGGCCGCAGCGGGGGCGCCATGA
- a CDS encoding PaaI family thioesterase, translating into MSDDQTHLVTSPRVAAQSDADISPRREALRRIAAANRDLIADMVGTEVPPDDLVAVAEELEALAARFRQDRPRSMYEGMGEAALSGGDFGSFFDHSPMIGLANPLAPPIRLEFGEDSVVGKVTFGAVYEGPPGTVHGGFVAAAFDEVLGSAQSFSGAPGMTARLTVNYRKPTPLHTPLEIEGRFDRREGRKVFTTGRIVADGVVTAEAEGLFVSMDAARFRKLAEGFDRRMAAGFLGTD; encoded by the coding sequence ATGAGCGACGACCAGACCCACCTCGTGACCTCGCCGCGCGTGGCGGCCCAGTCCGATGCCGACATCTCCCCCCGGCGGGAGGCCCTGCGCCGCATCGCCGCGGCCAACCGCGACCTGATCGCCGACATGGTCGGCACCGAGGTCCCGCCCGACGACCTCGTCGCCGTGGCCGAGGAGCTCGAGGCCCTCGCCGCCCGCTTCCGCCAGGACCGCCCCCGCAGCATGTACGAGGGCATGGGCGAGGCCGCCCTCTCCGGCGGGGACTTCGGCTCCTTCTTCGACCACAGCCCCATGATCGGACTGGCCAACCCGCTGGCCCCGCCGATCCGCCTCGAGTTCGGCGAGGACTCCGTCGTCGGCAAGGTGACCTTCGGGGCCGTGTACGAGGGGCCGCCGGGGACCGTGCACGGCGGCTTCGTCGCCGCCGCCTTCGACGAGGTGCTGGGCTCGGCCCAGTCGTTCTCCGGTGCGCCGGGCATGACCGCCCGGCTGACCGTGAACTACCGGAAGCCGACGCCCCTCCACACCCCGCTCGAGATCGAGGGCCGCTTCGACCGGCGCGAGGGGCGCAAGGTCTTCACCACCGGGCGCATCGTGGCCGACGGCGTCGTCACCGCCGAGGCCGAGGGGCTCTTCGTCTCGATGGACGCCGCCCGCTTCCGCAAGCTCGCCGAGGGCTTCGACCGCCGCATGGCCGCCGGCTTCCTCGGAACCGACTGA
- a CDS encoding DUF2505 family protein: MRFDLTQTIAAPVDEVARAYASAELYEALGGNDKLGPPDVLDRSEDGDVVTLRIRYQFVADLSPAVTAVVDPRKLTWVERSVHDLATRSVAVTLHPDHYADRLRCTGAYRYSASGDDATVRRIDGDLKVKALLVAGAVEKAIVSGLKEHLEAEADDVERYLGR, from the coding sequence GTGCGCTTCGACCTGACCCAGACCATCGCCGCTCCGGTCGACGAGGTGGCCCGGGCCTACGCCAGCGCCGAGCTGTACGAGGCCCTGGGCGGCAACGACAAGCTGGGGCCGCCCGACGTGCTCGACCGGTCCGAGGACGGGGACGTGGTCACGCTGCGGATCCGGTACCAGTTCGTCGCCGACCTCAGCCCGGCAGTGACGGCGGTGGTGGACCCGCGGAAGCTCACCTGGGTCGAGCGGTCGGTGCACGACCTGGCCACCCGCTCGGTGGCGGTGACCCTCCACCCCGACCACTACGCCGACCGGCTCCGGTGCACCGGCGCCTACCGGTACTCGGCCTCCGGCGACGACGCCACCGTCCGGCGCATCGACGGCGACCTGAAGGTGAAGGCCCTGCTCGTCGCCGGGGCGGTCGAGAAGGCCATCGTGTCCGGCCTGAAGGAGCACCTCGAGGCCGAGGCCGACGACGTCGAGAGGTACCTCGGGCGGTAG
- a CDS encoding alpha/beta fold hydrolase — translation MPTTPPSAAGIEIWYTTDGDPSDEPLLMVMGLGTQHLGWDDALVARLVDRGYFVIRFDNRDIGLSTKPDVGDLDPMTEIMAALSGGQARAPYHLTDMADDAIAVLDALGIGSAHVVGASMGGMISQTIAIEHPTRIRSLTSIMSTTGDPGVGQPTPEVLPILLGPAPRTREEAVERGATISAAIGSPGLADEARARQKAGEAWDRCAYPVGTAHQLLAIVSSPDRTEALRQLSLPTLVVHGDADPLVAPSGGQATAEAIPEAELLVVEGMGHDVPEVFWDSIIDAIAATTAKAATPAA, via the coding sequence GTGCCCACCACCCCGCCCTCCGCCGCCGGCATCGAGATCTGGTACACGACCGACGGCGACCCCTCCGACGAGCCCCTCCTCATGGTCATGGGGCTCGGCACCCAGCACCTCGGCTGGGACGACGCCCTCGTCGCCAGGCTCGTCGACCGCGGCTACTTCGTCATCCGGTTCGACAACCGCGACATCGGGCTGTCGACCAAGCCCGACGTGGGCGACCTCGACCCCATGACCGAGATCATGGCGGCCCTCTCGGGCGGGCAGGCCCGGGCCCCGTACCACCTGACCGACATGGCCGACGACGCCATCGCCGTCCTCGACGCCCTGGGCATCGGGTCGGCCCACGTCGTCGGGGCCTCGATGGGCGGGATGATCAGCCAGACCATCGCCATCGAGCACCCGACCCGCATCCGGTCGCTCACGTCGATCATGTCGACGACCGGCGACCCGGGCGTCGGCCAGCCGACCCCCGAGGTCCTCCCGATCCTCCTCGGTCCGGCGCCGAGGACCCGCGAGGAGGCGGTCGAGCGGGGCGCGACCATCAGCGCCGCCATCGGGAGCCCGGGGCTCGCCGACGAGGCGCGGGCCCGGCAGAAGGCCGGCGAGGCGTGGGACCGCTGCGCCTACCCGGTCGGCACCGCCCACCAGCTGCTGGCCATCGTGTCCTCGCCGGACCGCACCGAGGCCCTGCGGCAGCTGTCGCTCCCCACCCTGGTGGTGCACGGCGACGCCGACCCGTTGGTCGCCCCGAGCGGCGGCCAGGCCACGGCCGAGGCCATCCCCGAGGCCGAGCTGCTCGTGGTCGAGGGCATGGGCCACGACGTGCCCGAGGTCTTCTGGGACAGCATCATCGACGCCATCGCGGCCACCACCGCCAAGGCCGCGACACCCGCGGCCTGA
- a CDS encoding DUF6458 family protein encodes MTIGVSVFLLAVGAILKFAVSDTIEGVDLGVIGIILMVCGVIGLLFGLLQMANARRTGVPPAYPDPRYQDPRY; translated from the coding sequence ATGACCATCGGAGTCAGCGTCTTCCTCCTCGCCGTCGGCGCCATCTTGAAGTTCGCCGTGAGCGACACGATCGAGGGCGTCGACCTCGGCGTGATCGGGATCATCCTCATGGTGTGCGGGGTCATCGGCCTGCTCTTCGGCCTCCTGCAGATGGCCAACGCCCGTCGCACCGGCGTCCCGCCGGCGTACCCGGACCCCCGCTACCAGGACCCCCGCTACTGA
- a CDS encoding helical backbone metal receptor, protein MSPTGPRVVSLVPSVTETLVAWGRPPVACTRFCEQPGIPHVGGTKRPRIAAIVEMAPDLVVMCDEENRIEDHDALRAAGLEVHVASPRTVADVPEVLAALAAAVGVEVSPPPPAPPPTPPGQPRVAFVPIWARPWMTLNADTYGASVLAAAGWSSAWADDPVRYPEVTVEEVRARGVDAVLAPTEPWAFTVDDLPGLAGTFGARAVLVDGQDLFWWGARTEGAVRRLVRALA, encoded by the coding sequence ATGAGCCCCACCGGGCCCCGGGTCGTGAGCCTGGTCCCGTCGGTCACCGAGACGCTGGTGGCGTGGGGACGGCCGCCGGTGGCCTGCACCCGCTTCTGCGAGCAGCCGGGGATCCCGCACGTCGGGGGGACCAAGCGGCCCCGCATCGCCGCCATCGTCGAGATGGCCCCCGACCTCGTCGTCATGTGCGACGAGGAGAACCGCATCGAGGACCACGACGCCCTGCGCGCCGCCGGGCTCGAGGTCCACGTGGCCTCGCCCCGGACCGTGGCCGACGTGCCCGAGGTGCTGGCCGCCCTCGCCGCCGCCGTCGGCGTCGAGGTGTCGCCGCCCCCGCCGGCGCCGCCGCCGACCCCGCCGGGTCAGCCCCGGGTGGCCTTCGTGCCCATCTGGGCCCGGCCCTGGATGACCCTCAACGCCGACACCTACGGGGCGTCGGTCCTCGCCGCCGCCGGCTGGTCCAGCGCCTGGGCCGACGACCCGGTGCGGTACCCGGAGGTCACCGTCGAGGAGGTGCGGGCCCGGGGCGTCGACGCCGTGCTCGCCCCCACCGAGCCGTGGGCCTTCACCGTCGACGACCTGCCGGGGCTGGCCGGGACCTTCGGGGCCCGCGCCGTCCTCGTCGACGGCCAGGACCTGTTCTGGTGGGGCGCCCGGACCGAGGGCGCGGTGCGCCGCCTGGTCCGGGCGCTGGCGTGA
- a CDS encoding CaiB/BaiF CoA-transferase family protein, translating into MGPLHGTRIVEIAGIGPAPFGAMALADLGAEVIRIDRAGAQWGDPDTPPADLLNRGRRSVAVNLKEAAGVETVLDLVASADVLIEGFRPGVMERLGLGPDVCMERNPKLVYARMTGWGQEGPYAPTAGHDINYIALAGALAHMGRAGEKPTFPMNLVGDFGGGGMLLALGVCAALLETTRSGEGQVIDVAMVDGSALLMTMIHSFQAMGIWSDDRGTNMLDSGAHFYDTFECADGEFVSIGSIEPQFYGELLRLTGLGGEDLPWQHDKTAWPDLKERLAGIFKTKTRDEWCEIMEGTDVCFAPVLTMSEAPKHPHNVARGTFTEVAGIVQPGPAPRFSRTPGSIERPPPHAGQHSAEVLAEIGYDEAKIAALKDAGAIT; encoded by the coding sequence ATGGGACCCCTCCACGGCACCCGCATCGTCGAGATCGCCGGCATCGGCCCGGCCCCGTTCGGGGCCATGGCCCTGGCCGACCTCGGCGCCGAGGTCATCCGCATCGACCGGGCCGGCGCCCAGTGGGGCGACCCCGACACCCCGCCCGCCGACCTCCTCAACCGGGGCCGCCGCTCGGTGGCGGTCAACCTGAAGGAGGCTGCCGGCGTCGAGACGGTCCTCGACCTGGTCGCCTCGGCCGACGTGCTCATCGAGGGCTTCCGGCCCGGCGTCATGGAGCGCCTCGGCCTCGGCCCCGACGTCTGCATGGAGCGCAACCCGAAGCTGGTCTACGCCCGCATGACCGGCTGGGGCCAGGAGGGCCCGTACGCGCCCACCGCCGGCCACGACATCAACTACATCGCCCTCGCCGGTGCCCTCGCCCACATGGGCCGGGCGGGGGAGAAGCCCACGTTCCCCATGAACCTGGTGGGGGACTTCGGCGGCGGCGGGATGCTGCTCGCCCTCGGCGTCTGCGCCGCCCTGCTGGAGACGACCCGCTCGGGTGAGGGCCAGGTCATCGACGTGGCCATGGTCGACGGCTCGGCCCTGCTGATGACGATGATCCACTCGTTCCAGGCCATGGGGATCTGGAGCGACGACCGGGGCACGAACATGCTCGACTCGGGCGCCCACTTCTACGACACCTTCGAGTGCGCCGACGGCGAGTTCGTGTCGATCGGCTCGATCGAGCCGCAGTTCTACGGCGAGCTCCTCCGCCTCACGGGGCTCGGGGGCGAGGACCTCCCGTGGCAGCACGACAAGACGGCGTGGCCCGACCTCAAGGAGCGCCTGGCCGGGATCTTCAAGACCAAGACCCGCGACGAGTGGTGCGAGATCATGGAGGGCACCGACGTCTGCTTCGCCCCGGTGCTCACCATGTCCGAGGCGCCCAAGCACCCCCACAACGTCGCTCGGGGCACCTTCACCGAGGTCGCCGGCATCGTCCAGCCCGGTCCCGCCCCCCGCTTCAGCCGCACCCCCGGCTCGATCGAGCGGCCCCCGCCCCACGCCGGCCAGCACAGCGCCGAGGTCCTGGCCGAGATCGGCTACGACGAGGCCAAGATCGCCGCCCTCAAGGACGCCGGCGCCATCACCTGA
- a CDS encoding metallopeptidase family protein, with amino-acid sequence MPVDVTEQRFEELVAEALDGLPAEIESMLDNIAVLVTDGRPGGPLGLYEGTPLTARGQYGFMELPDRVTIFRVPLCLMADDEDHLVREVRITVVHELGHHLGIDDARLHELGYG; translated from the coding sequence GTGCCCGTCGACGTGACCGAGCAGAGGTTCGAAGAGCTGGTGGCGGAGGCCCTCGACGGCCTGCCGGCCGAGATCGAGTCCATGCTCGACAACATCGCCGTCCTCGTGACAGACGGGCGACCGGGTGGCCCGCTGGGCCTCTACGAGGGCACGCCGCTCACGGCGCGCGGGCAGTACGGGTTCATGGAGCTGCCCGACCGGGTCACCATCTTCCGGGTGCCGCTGTGCCTGATGGCCGACGACGAGGACCACCTCGTCCGCGAGGTCCGCATCACGGTCGTCCACGAGCTCGGCCACCACCTCGGCATCGACGACGCCCGCCTGCACGAGCTCGGCTACGGCTGA
- a CDS encoding LD-carboxypeptidase: MLRPPRLRPGDTVRLVSPASTPEAAMVERAHHYLASLGLDVEIAPHVFDTWGYLAGSDEDRLADLNAALRDPRVRAIIATRGGKGAYRIAGGLDVAAARDDPKLLIGFSEITVLHLALLRGCGLASVHGAPWPPHQHGHQSSASFEAAVLTASAIRIDADPDEPTATLTTTGAVTGRLIGGNQDSLATAAGWALPNLRGAILLLEGENQRLGHIDRQLTMLMNAGHLRGIRGVAIGQYTNCHPDASTRGSWTVLDVLRDRMGLLDVPVLGGLRIGHGPHPLAVPIGTVATMDADAGTLTVESAAS, encoded by the coding sequence GTGCTGCGGCCACCGAGGTTGCGCCCCGGCGACACCGTCCGTCTCGTCTCCCCGGCCAGCACGCCGGAAGCGGCGATGGTCGAGCGGGCCCACCACTACTTGGCTTCGCTCGGCCTGGACGTCGAGATCGCGCCGCACGTCTTCGACACCTGGGGGTACCTCGCTGGCAGTGACGAGGATCGCCTCGCCGATCTCAACGCTGCCCTCCGCGACCCGAGGGTGCGAGCGATCATCGCCACTCGAGGCGGCAAGGGCGCCTACCGCATCGCGGGCGGACTGGACGTCGCGGCCGCCCGGGACGATCCGAAGCTGCTCATCGGCTTCAGCGAGATCACGGTGCTCCACCTGGCGCTGCTGAGGGGGTGCGGGCTGGCGTCGGTGCACGGTGCTCCCTGGCCGCCGCACCAGCACGGCCATCAGTCGTCAGCGTCGTTCGAGGCCGCCGTCCTCACCGCCAGCGCCATCCGGATCGACGCCGATCCGGACGAACCGACGGCGACCTTGACGACGACCGGGGCGGTGACGGGACGTCTCATCGGCGGCAACCAGGACTCGCTCGCGACAGCGGCCGGCTGGGCGTTGCCGAACCTCAGGGGCGCCATCTTGCTCCTGGAGGGAGAGAACCAGCGGCTGGGCCACATCGATCGGCAGCTCACCATGCTGATGAACGCCGGACACCTCCGAGGGATCCGCGGTGTCGCGATCGGCCAATACACCAACTGCCACCCAGATGCATCGACCCGGGGGAGCTGGACGGTGCTGGACGTGCTGCGAGACCGCATGGGCCTGCTCGACGTGCCCGTCCTCGGCGGTCTTCGCATCGGCCATGGCCCCCACCCGCTCGCGGTTCCGATCGGAACGGTCGCGACGATGGACGCCGACGCCGGCACCCTGACGGTGGAGTCGGCCGCGAGCTGA
- a CDS encoding PH domain-containing protein gives MAFPRKLLNDGEELILDLRPHWLALAPSTLALVAAIVISFVVVFLGPDGTFGTVLSVIALALILVTLGIFLVRLLGWSNTNFVLTSDRVVTRRGVLTKSGIEIPLDRINTVFFAQRLIERMVGAGDLGIESAGERGTESFENIRKPAIVQREIYVQMEDNENRKFDRVRAPAPLATLSPVEQVERLHGLLQQGAITPAQYEAEKSRILGA, from the coding sequence GTGGCCTTCCCCCGCAAGCTGCTGAACGACGGCGAGGAGCTCATCCTCGACCTCCGCCCCCACTGGTTGGCCCTCGCGCCCTCGACCCTGGCCCTGGTCGCGGCGATCGTCATCAGCTTCGTGGTGGTCTTCCTCGGCCCCGACGGCACGTTCGGCACGGTGCTGTCCGTGATCGCCCTCGCCCTGATCCTGGTCACCCTCGGCATCTTCCTCGTCCGCCTGCTGGGCTGGTCGAACACCAACTTCGTGCTCACCAGCGACCGGGTCGTCACCCGGCGCGGCGTCCTCACCAAGTCGGGCATCGAGATCCCGCTCGACCGCATCAACACGGTCTTCTTCGCCCAGCGGTTGATCGAGCGCATGGTGGGCGCCGGCGATCTGGGGATCGAGTCGGCGGGGGAGCGGGGCACCGAGAGCTTCGAGAACATCCGCAAGCCGGCCATCGTCCAGCGCGAGATCTACGTGCAGATGGAGGACAACGAGAACCGGAAGTTCGACCGGGTCCGGGCGCCGGCCCCGCTGGCGACCCTGTCGCCCGTCGAGCAGGTCGAGCGGCTCCACGGGCTGCTCCAGCAGGGGGCCATCACCCCGGCCCAGTACGAGGCCGAGAAGTCCCGCATCCTCGGCGCATGA
- the galK gene encoding galactokinase, which translates to MAGDHVRVRAPGRVNLIGDHTDHTGGLVLPAAIDLETVVEGQRGGAEVVLRSDGDPEVAVVPLAVADPAEVAPGWARYVAGVVVEARPPEGFTGTVTTTLPLGGGLSSSAALEVALVLSLRPDLGDALSVARLGQRAEHRATGVPCGIMDQLASAGGRAGHALLIDCHTLAVEPVPLPDDLDVVVVDSGQARRLEGSPYAERAAQCRAAEAVIGPLREAPPGTEVAIADPVVRARARHVLGENARVRAAATALRGRDHALLGALLRESHASLRDDFAVSTPTLDALVGRLAAAPGVWGARLTGAGFGGCVVAVAERGALDEWGPETWWRVRPSDGATVEVR; encoded by the coding sequence ATGGCAGGCGACCACGTGCGGGTCCGAGCCCCCGGACGGGTCAACCTCATCGGCGACCACACCGACCACACCGGCGGCCTGGTCCTCCCCGCGGCCATCGACCTGGAGACCGTGGTCGAGGGCCAGCGGGGCGGGGCCGAGGTCGTCCTGCGCTCCGACGGCGACCCCGAGGTCGCCGTGGTGCCCCTCGCCGTGGCCGACCCTGCCGAGGTCGCCCCGGGCTGGGCCCGCTACGTGGCCGGCGTGGTGGTCGAGGCCCGGCCGCCCGAGGGCTTCACGGGCACCGTGACCACCACCCTGCCCCTCGGCGGCGGCCTGTCGTCGAGCGCCGCCCTGGAGGTGGCCCTGGTCCTCTCCCTGCGCCCCGACCTGGGCGATGCCCTCTCGGTGGCCCGGCTCGGCCAGCGGGCCGAGCACCGGGCCACAGGGGTGCCGTGCGGGATCATGGACCAGCTCGCCTCCGCCGGCGGCCGGGCCGGCCACGCCCTGCTGATCGACTGCCACACGCTGGCCGTCGAGCCCGTCCCCCTGCCCGACGATCTCGACGTCGTGGTGGTCGACTCGGGCCAGGCCCGCCGCCTGGAGGGCTCGCCCTACGCCGAGCGGGCGGCCCAGTGCCGGGCGGCGGAGGCGGTCATCGGGCCCCTCCGGGAGGCTCCACCCGGCACCGAGGTCGCCATCGCCGACCCGGTGGTGCGGGCCCGGGCCCGGCACGTCCTCGGCGAGAACGCCCGCGTCCGGGCCGCCGCCACCGCGCTGCGGGGTCGCGACCACGCCCTGCTCGGGGCGTTGCTGCGGGAGAGCCACGCCTCGCTCCGCGACGACTTCGCGGTGTCGACCCCCACCCTCGACGCCCTGGTCGGCCGGCTGGCCGCCGCGCCGGGCGTGTGGGGCGCCCGGCTCACGGGTGCCGGGTTCGGCGGGTGCGTCGTCGCCGTGGCCGAGCGGGGGGCGCTCGACGAGTGGGGTCCCGAGACCTGGTGGCGGGTCCGCCCGAGCGATGGGGCCACCGTCGAGGTGCGGTGA
- a CDS encoding HNH endonuclease signature motif containing protein, with amino-acid sequence MFEALATTIDDLDIPVDGDALEEALFLRDRLDAKISQAVGRFEVTNEYDTAEGCPTMATWLRVKGRMTAHDAQRMAKTAGRLGHLPILQTAWLDGSLSGGHVAAVVANLNDRTAPLFQSDEDNLVRVLGELDVAGAVVAMKAWAAHAKEIVDHGHDGEPDPDRSAHLSPTLSGGRLDANLEPDAFHAAQAALRLAMGNKTDDDDRTPAQRRHDALAEIFTHFLDHQHDHKGGRHRPHVNITIGLEELTSGRGQGCFDDGTPITADVARRLACDANIHRVITRADGTVLDYGRSTRTIPAPLFQALCIRDKGCRFPGCDRPAHRTDGHHVAEWIAHRGPTNLRNLVLLCRYHHGVVHRPGWTIELQPDATVIITTPDGRKRRSQPVDRRALAA; translated from the coding sequence ATGTTCGAGGCGCTCGCCACCACCATCGATGACCTGGACATCCCGGTCGACGGCGACGCCCTCGAAGAGGCCCTATTTCTGCGTGATCGCCTCGACGCCAAGATCTCCCAGGCGGTCGGCCGGTTCGAGGTCACCAACGAGTACGACACCGCCGAGGGCTGCCCGACGATGGCCACCTGGCTGCGGGTCAAGGGGCGGATGACCGCTCATGACGCCCAGCGGATGGCCAAGACCGCCGGCCGCCTCGGCCACCTCCCGATCCTGCAGACGGCGTGGCTCGACGGTTCGCTCTCGGGTGGGCACGTCGCCGCGGTGGTGGCGAACCTCAACGACCGGACGGCCCCGTTGTTCCAGTCGGATGAGGACAATCTCGTCCGAGTGTTGGGTGAGCTCGACGTGGCCGGGGCGGTGGTGGCCATGAAGGCTTGGGCCGCGCATGCCAAGGAGATCGTCGACCACGGCCACGACGGCGAACCCGACCCCGACCGCTCGGCCCACCTGTCACCGACGCTGTCGGGTGGGCGGTTGGACGCGAACCTCGAACCCGACGCGTTCCACGCCGCCCAAGCCGCCCTCCGGCTGGCCATGGGCAACAAGACAGACGACGACGACCGCACCCCGGCCCAACGGCGCCACGACGCCCTGGCCGAGATCTTCACCCACTTCCTCGACCACCAACACGACCACAAAGGCGGACGGCACCGCCCGCACGTGAACATCACCATCGGCCTCGAGGAGCTCACCTCAGGTCGCGGGCAGGGGTGCTTCGACGACGGCACACCGATCACCGCCGACGTCGCCCGGCGGCTGGCGTGTGATGCGAACATCCACCGGGTCATCACCCGCGCCGACGGCACCGTCCTCGACTACGGACGCTCCACGCGGACGATCCCGGCGCCGTTGTTCCAGGCGTTGTGCATCCGCGACAAGGGCTGCCGGTTCCCGGGCTGCGACCGACCCGCGCACCGCACCGACGGCCACCACGTCGCCGAGTGGATCGCCCACCGAGGACCCACCAACCTCCGCAACCTGGTGCTGCTCTGCCGGTACCACCACGGCGTCGTCCACCGACCCGGATGGACCATCGAACTCCAACCCGACGCCACCGTCATCATCACCACCCCCGACGGACGCAAGCGACGATCCCAGCCCGTCGACCGACGGGCCCTCGCCGCCTGA